Proteins co-encoded in one Candidatus Zymogenaceae bacterium genomic window:
- the pyrE gene encoding orotate phosphoribosyltransferase — translation MNELSGRTIELLVETGALRFGDFTLKSGRKSPYFVNIGDVADGAGFSSLGEILAEKIMSELCVDDYDILFGPAYKGIVLAAATSLSLYSLFGVNLPFAYDRKEKKGHGEGGTFVGAGLDRPDSRVLLLDDVITDGGTKIEAVARIGRETTARVAGMLVVVDRMEKDDSGLLFSARIEEETGVPVYSLTTLADIVDYIEARGPELLGVDEGVFSSMKERLS, via the coding sequence ATGAACGAACTGAGCGGGCGTACGATCGAACTCCTGGTGGAAACAGGGGCGCTGCGATTCGGGGATTTCACCCTCAAGAGCGGGAGGAAATCCCCCTATTTCGTCAACATCGGCGACGTGGCCGACGGTGCGGGGTTCTCCTCCCTGGGTGAAATCCTTGCCGAGAAGATCATGTCCGAGCTGTGCGTTGACGACTACGACATCCTCTTCGGCCCGGCGTACAAGGGCATCGTCCTGGCCGCGGCGACGTCCCTTTCCCTCTACAGCCTTTTCGGGGTCAACCTCCCCTTCGCCTACGACAGGAAGGAAAAAAAGGGACACGGCGAGGGCGGTACATTTGTGGGAGCGGGCCTCGACCGCCCCGACTCCCGGGTGCTGCTGCTGGACGACGTCATCACCGACGGCGGCACGAAGATCGAGGCGGTGGCCCGCATCGGGAGGGAAACCACGGCACGGGTCGCCGGGATGCTGGTGGTGGTCGACCGGATGGAAAAAGACGACTCGGGGCTTCTCTTTTCCGCCCGCATCGAAGAGGAGACCGGGGTCCCCGTATATTCCCTGACGACGCTGGCGGACATCGTGGACTACATCGAGGCCCGGGGGCCGGAGCTTTTGGGGGTGGACGAGGGTGTGTTCTCCTCGATGAAGGAGCGTCTCTCCTGA